The genomic region TGCGGTGCCGCCGTCGCCGCCCATGGCGATGATGTTCGTGCCTTCGAGTTTCCCCTTGTGCTTGAGGGCGTAATAAACGCCGGAGGCAATGGCCGCCGCGTTTTCGAACAGGCTGTGGATCCAGGGGGCCGACCAGGAGGATTGGGGATAGCGCGAGGTGAAGATCTCGGAGCATCCGGTGCAGTTGGTGAAAATGGACCGCGGTCCTGCGGCCTGGGCGACGATGCGCATGGCGAGCGCTTCGCCGCAGCCGAGGCAGGAGGTGTATCCGGGTTTCAGGACGCGATTGGTGTAATCGAACGGTACGGGTGATGCCACGTTTTCATCCTCCGTATTTCGGTGCGTTACGGCGTATGCACGTTTTGCGTCACGTTCACGAAAAACAACACGCGCCCCGCGAGCGGGGCGGCTAACTGTTACGGCACGAGGTCGGGGAGGAGTTCCTTTTTCAGGCGGAAGTATTCGTACGCTTTCTGGCGTTCGCCCTTGGCGACGCGGTCGATGATCTCGCGGATGCCGTCGGGCGGGACCTCGCGGCCGGCCAACTGGACGCAGAAGCCACTCACGGGAATCTTGAGGCCGGCGTCGTAAAGCACTTCCTTGACCTCCGGCGTCATGATGCCGCCCGCGCCGAAGGAGCCGCCCTTCTC from Planctomycetota bacterium harbors:
- a CDS encoding pyruvate ferredoxin oxidoreductase, producing the protein MASPVPFDYTNRVLKPGYTSCLGCGEALAMRIVAQAAGPRSIFTNCTGCSEIFTSRYPQSSWSAPWIHSLFENAAAIASGVYYALKHKGKLEGTNIIAMGGDGGTA